The DNA segment GGTTTTTGTACTTCGTTGTGCAAGGACCTCTCCTCCTTTGTCTTATACCTAGCCAAACAATTATCTGCTTAACGATAAAATTAATAATATGCGTTGCGTATTATTAAGAAGTAATGAGATTTAACATGACAACTTTTCAACTTAATGATTTTGCCCTTTGGACAGCTTTAGTTACGCCTTTTGATTTAAATGGCGCTGTTGACTATGACAGCCTGGCAAAAATTGTAGACGACCAGCAGCAAGCTGGTAATGGTATTTTAATATGTGGTAGTACCGGTGAAGGCCTTGCCATTGAACAAAGTGAACAATTGAACATTATAAAGTTTATTTGTGACTTAAACCCATCGGTACCTTTAATGGTTTCGGTGGGTGGTTTTAACCTTCCAACTCAAGTTGATTGGATTAAAGCGTGTAATGATTTACCTGTCCACAGTTATTTATTAACCGCGCCTATTTATGCAAAACCAGGAGTAATTGGCCAAACACAATGGTTTAGTGCGTTACTTGATGCTGCAAAACATCCTTGTATGTTATACAACGTACCTTCACGTTCTGGTATCAGTATTCCGGTAAAAACAGTTGAAAATTTAGCTGAACACAGAAACTTATGGGCGATGAAAGAAGCCAGCGGTGATGTAAATGAGTTTCTCGCTTATGCTACAGCAGCACCAAAAATGAAAATGTTTTCTGGCGAAGACGCACTAATACCTTACCTAGCTCCGGTAGGTGCTGTAGGCTTAGTTTCTGTTTGTGCAAATGCATGGCCAGAAGCAACTAATTTATATGTGCAAAAATCATTGGCAGGCGAAGGTGCAAATCTGACCCCTGTTTGGTATAACGCTATTTCGTCATTGTTTGAAGAAGCCAACCCAGTTCCGGTAAAAGTGTTGATGCACAAACAAGCGGTGCTGAACACACCAACCTTACGTGCGCCTTTATCGCACCTTGAGCTAGAATCAGATAACGCAATATTAGCGGCTGATCTGGATATCACTGAATGGCTGTGTCAAAGCCGTACCAATGTACGCCTAGTAAAGTAGTTAATTTCAATGAGTAATTTTAGCAAGCAAGTATTGACTGTAGGTGAGATGGCAAGTGGTGTCTCACTCACTATTCCTGTTTATCGGTTAACCGGCTCTGGTGAAGGGCCTTCTGTATATATACAAGCCAATATCCATGGGGCAGAGGTGCAGGGCAACGCCGTAATTTATCAATTATTAGAATTACTACAGAAGAGTAATTTAAATGGTAATATTACTTTAGTGCCTTATGCGAATCCGGTTGGCTGTAATCATAAAAATGGTGAGTACACTCTAGGCCGATTTGACCCTATTACCGGGGTTAATTGGAATCGTATGTATCACTTTGATGAAACGTTAATTGAGCAGGTAATCAATAAACACAGTGACAGCGATATTGATACCATTAAAACTGAATTTAAGCAGTTGATGCTAAATGATATAGACAATAAATTAGATCATAATAATTATGGTTTAACAACCGGTCGTCGCATTGCTTACCGTTTACAACAAATGGCGTTACAACACGATATCGTACTCGATTTACATACCGGCCCTATATCTTCAAAGCACTTGTACTGCGCTGAATATGCACAACAAAGCGCAAGTTATTTTAATATTGAACATACCATATTAATACCAAATGACTTTGCCGGCGCTCTTGATGAGGCGACGTTTTGTCCCTGGTGGACGTTAACTGAAAAATTTGCAGAACTTGGTCGAGAACTGAATTTTGGTAAAGAGAGCTTTACTGTTGAGTTAGGGTCTCAAGAATTAATAAATTTGGATGAAGCGCTGATAGATGCTCAAAGTATTTTATCTTATTTACAACATAAAGATGTGATTAACGGTAGTGATTATCAACCTGCAGAAATGACACGTTATGCGTGCTATCTTAAAGACTATAAAGTTTATTATTCTCCTATGGGGGGCATGGTGGACTATTTAGGTGAATTTGGCCAAATACTGAAACAAGGTGAGCCTTTAGCCAGAATATTACGTATGGATAACTATGGTGACGGTGATGCATTGCATTACCTCACACTA comes from the Thalassotalea nanhaiensis genome and includes:
- the dapA gene encoding 4-hydroxy-tetrahydrodipicolinate synthase, whose protein sequence is MTTFQLNDFALWTALVTPFDLNGAVDYDSLAKIVDDQQQAGNGILICGSTGEGLAIEQSEQLNIIKFICDLNPSVPLMVSVGGFNLPTQVDWIKACNDLPVHSYLLTAPIYAKPGVIGQTQWFSALLDAAKHPCMLYNVPSRSGISIPVKTVENLAEHRNLWAMKEASGDVNEFLAYATAAPKMKMFSGEDALIPYLAPVGAVGLVSVCANAWPEATNLYVQKSLAGEGANLTPVWYNAISSLFEEANPVPVKVLMHKQAVLNTPTLRAPLSHLELESDNAILAADLDITEWLCQSRTNVRLVK
- a CDS encoding succinylglutamate desuccinylase/aspartoacylase family protein: MSNFSKQVLTVGEMASGVSLTIPVYRLTGSGEGPSVYIQANIHGAEVQGNAVIYQLLELLQKSNLNGNITLVPYANPVGCNHKNGEYTLGRFDPITGVNWNRMYHFDETLIEQVINKHSDSDIDTIKTEFKQLMLNDIDNKLDHNNYGLTTGRRIAYRLQQMALQHDIVLDLHTGPISSKHLYCAEYAQQSASYFNIEHTILIPNDFAGALDEATFCPWWTLTEKFAELGRELNFGKESFTVELGSQELINLDEALIDAQSILSYLQHKDVINGSDYQPAEMTRYACYLKDYKVYYSPMGGMVDYLGEFGQILKQGEPLARILRMDNYGDGDALHYLTLDEDVIPVLHFASASVNQGTELYKVFTNYFTL